One segment of Salipiger profundus DNA contains the following:
- the fcl gene encoding GDP-L-fucose synthase: MKIFVAGHRGMVGGAILRRLEARKAAGEDLELVTRTSSELDLTSQAAVRDFMASEKPDQVILAAARVGGIHANNTYPAQFIYENLMIECNVIHQAFAAGVKSLLQLGSSCIYPKEAPQPMAEDALLTGPLEPTNEPYAIAKIAGIKLCESYNRQYGVDYRSVMPTNLYGPGDNFHPENSHVLPALIRRFHEAAQAGTEEVMIWGSGRPRREFLHVDDMAEASLYVLGLDREIYDANTEPMLSHINVGTGVDHSIMELAQMVAKVTGFEGRITNDPSKPDGTMRKLMNVDRLADMGWKAAIPLEEGLASTYRWYLDNVESIRA, encoded by the coding sequence ATGAAGATCTTTGTGGCAGGCCATCGCGGCATGGTCGGAGGCGCCATCCTGCGCCGTCTCGAAGCGCGCAAGGCCGCCGGCGAGGACCTCGAGCTGGTGACCCGCACCAGCAGCGAGCTCGACCTCACCAGCCAGGCGGCGGTGCGCGATTTCATGGCGTCGGAAAAGCCCGACCAGGTGATCCTCGCGGCGGCGCGGGTGGGCGGCATCCATGCCAACAACACCTACCCGGCGCAGTTCATCTACGAGAACCTGATGATCGAGTGCAACGTGATCCACCAGGCCTTTGCCGCCGGGGTCAAATCGCTGCTGCAGCTGGGCTCGTCCTGCATCTACCCCAAGGAAGCGCCGCAGCCGATGGCCGAGGACGCACTGCTCACCGGTCCGCTCGAGCCCACCAACGAACCCTATGCCATCGCCAAGATCGCCGGCATCAAGCTCTGCGAGAGCTACAACCGGCAGTACGGGGTCGATTACCGCTCGGTGATGCCGACCAACCTCTACGGGCCCGGCGACAACTTCCACCCCGAGAACAGCCATGTGCTGCCGGCGCTGATCCGCCGCTTCCACGAGGCGGCGCAGGCCGGCACCGAGGAGGTGATGATCTGGGGCTCGGGCAGGCCGCGCCGCGAGTTCCTGCACGTCGACGACATGGCCGAGGCGTCACTCTACGTGCTGGGGCTCGACCGCGAGATCTACGACGCCAACACCGAGCCGATGCTGAGCCACATCAACGTCGGCACCGGGGTCGATCACTCGATCATGGAGCTGGCGCAGATGGTCGCCAAGGTGACGGGGTTCGAGGGCCGGATCACCAACGACCCGTCGAAACCCGACGGCACCATGCGCAAGCTGATGAACGTCGACCGGCTGGCGGACATGGGCTGGAAGGCGGCGATTCCGCTGGAAGAGGGTCTTGCCAGCACCTACCGCTGGTATCTCGACAACGTCGAGAGCATCCGCGCCTGA
- a CDS encoding FkbM family methyltransferase: MSLSLYYEGQSLEDMVTALRRNYLTTSGWMESADSKLSTRDGRPLPWFTYAAIDFLERTLTPDLAMFEYGGGQSTRYWADRLAHVHSVDHDPAFVEMVRRDLPANARFDLVEESAALPADLPEWATRHPAFPEPARDTRTYRSGQLNTAFRAYALQLLRHPQDSFDVVVVDGMARVLSTWAAIRHFRRGGFIVFDNSDRDFYAPAFALLDEAGYRRIDFNGLGPINPYAWGTSVFYRPACFPGTRWFAGAERAVAPQAEPAVALEAEPTIAPEAQPTVATEAQPEDALGILVLGYNRPHHLQSVLESLRLQGALDRTHVWIDGTQGRGEYARDNAGAERLAGRYPVRELRVQNGHLGIEKMMLDALGEMSARYTRVLVLEDDCFPLQGGIDAFEAGLAEVADRPEIFSVYGHPFGIEPEEDRDFPRFQGWSWAAHSRQIRRLLPGLRELFTLSERDYLARIEAQMTDAIRARLDVTPGRNVLNVLQSAYSWDSATAFLCARMGLGHRRTAQRAAVNTGIVRGIGHFHDDTPFFRRPPFNMVRLSEAWSLWDTSSGPCRADRESYGLDQLDLRIAEALPEGLVGSFIEIGAYDGVTQSNSVLLEAKGWRGLLIEANPGSYARCVRTRPRAIVEHAACVPAGYGGRHTTITDVGLMSMTRESGFSKEVRADWTERGAGFAGRPPQDIDVPAAPMSALLDRHRMGAVDLLLLDVEGAEIGVLEGLDMSRHAPRFIVAEDAYDEALHDWLAARGYTRERVLLERKFTRDCLYARTVATVPEQGPGPA, encoded by the coding sequence ATGTCGCTATCGCTCTACTACGAAGGTCAGTCGCTCGAGGACATGGTGACGGCGCTGCGGCGCAACTACCTCACCACCTCGGGCTGGATGGAGAGCGCCGACAGCAAGCTCTCGACCCGTGACGGCCGGCCGCTGCCGTGGTTCACCTATGCCGCCATCGACTTCCTCGAGCGTACGCTGACGCCCGATCTCGCCATGTTCGAATACGGCGGCGGCCAGTCGACCCGCTACTGGGCCGACCGGCTGGCGCATGTGCACAGCGTCGACCACGATCCCGCCTTCGTCGAGATGGTGCGGCGGGACCTGCCCGCCAACGCCCGCTTCGACCTGGTCGAGGAAAGCGCGGCGCTGCCGGCGGATCTGCCGGAGTGGGCGACGCGCCACCCCGCCTTTCCCGAGCCGGCGCGCGACACCAGGACCTATCGCAGCGGCCAGCTCAACACGGCGTTCCGGGCCTACGCGCTGCAGCTGCTGCGCCACCCGCAGGACAGCTTCGACGTGGTGGTGGTCGACGGCATGGCGCGGGTGCTCTCGACCTGGGCCGCGATCCGGCACTTCCGGCGCGGCGGCTTCATCGTCTTCGACAATTCCGACCGCGACTTCTACGCCCCGGCCTTCGCGCTGCTGGACGAGGCGGGCTACCGTCGCATCGACTTCAACGGGCTGGGGCCGATCAACCCCTATGCCTGGGGCACCTCGGTGTTCTACCGCCCAGCCTGCTTCCCCGGCACCCGCTGGTTCGCCGGGGCGGAGCGTGCGGTCGCCCCTCAGGCGGAGCCGGCCGTTGCCCTCGAGGCGGAGCCGACCATCGCGCCGGAGGCGCAGCCGACCGTTGCCACTGAGGCGCAGCCGGAAGACGCGCTCGGCATCCTCGTGCTGGGCTACAACCGCCCGCATCACCTGCAGTCGGTGCTCGAGAGCCTGCGCCTGCAGGGTGCGCTCGACCGCACCCACGTCTGGATCGACGGCACCCAGGGCCGCGGCGAATATGCCCGCGACAACGCCGGGGCGGAGCGGCTGGCCGGCCGCTACCCGGTGCGCGAGCTGCGGGTGCAGAACGGCCATCTCGGCATCGAGAAGATGATGCTCGACGCGCTCGGCGAGATGTCGGCGCGCTACACCCGCGTGCTGGTGCTCGAGGACGACTGCTTCCCGCTGCAGGGCGGCATCGACGCCTTCGAGGCCGGGCTGGCCGAGGTGGCGGACCGCCCCGAGATCTTCTCGGTCTACGGCCATCCCTTCGGCATCGAGCCGGAGGAGGACCGCGACTTCCCGCGCTTCCAGGGCTGGAGCTGGGCCGCGCACAGCCGGCAGATCCGGCGCCTGCTGCCCGGGCTGCGCGAGCTCTTCACCCTGTCGGAACGGGACTATCTCGCCCGGATCGAGGCGCAGATGACCGATGCCATCCGTGCCCGGCTCGACGTGACGCCGGGGCGCAACGTGCTGAACGTCCTGCAAAGCGCCTATTCCTGGGACAGCGCCACCGCCTTTCTCTGCGCGCGCATGGGGCTTGGGCACCGGCGCACCGCGCAGCGCGCGGCGGTCAACACCGGCATCGTGCGCGGCATCGGCCATTTCCACGACGACACGCCGTTCTTCCGGCGCCCGCCGTTCAACATGGTCCGGCTGTCCGAGGCCTGGAGCCTGTGGGACACCAGCTCGGGCCCCTGCCGCGCCGACCGCGAGAGCTACGGGCTCGACCAGCTCGACCTGCGCATCGCCGAGGCGCTGCCCGAGGGGCTGGTCGGCAGCTTCATCGAGATCGGTGCCTACGACGGCGTGACCCAGAGCAACTCGGTGCTGCTCGAGGCGAAGGGCTGGCGCGGGCTGCTGATCGAGGCCAACCCCGGCAGCTATGCCCGCTGCGTCCGCACCCGGCCCAGGGCGATCGTCGAGCATGCAGCCTGCGTGCCGGCGGGCTACGGCGGCCGGCACACCACGATCACCGACGTCGGGCTGATGTCGATGACCCGCGAGAGCGGCTTCTCGAAGGAGGTCCGCGCCGACTGGACCGAGCGCGGCGCCGGGTTTGCCGGCCGCCCGCCGCAGGACATCGACGTGCCGGCGGCGCCGATGAGCGCGCTGCTGGACAGGCACCGCATGGGCGCGGTCGACCTGCTGCTGCTCGACGTCGAGGGCGCCGAGATCGGCGTGCTCGAGGGGCTCGACATGTCCCGGCACGCGCCGCGCTTCATCGTCGCCGAGGATGCCTACGACGAGGCGCTCCACGACTGGCTGGCGGCGCGCGGCTACACCCGCGAGCGCGTGCTGCTCGAGCGCAAGTTCACGCGGGATTGTCTCTATGCACGCACCGTCGCTACGGTGCCGGAACAGGGGCCGGGACCCGCGTGA